Proteins co-encoded in one Schistocerca cancellata isolate TAMUIC-IGC-003103 chromosome 5, iqSchCanc2.1, whole genome shotgun sequence genomic window:
- the LOC126188150 gene encoding PRADC1-like protein, with protein sequence MMLRNIISQHSVLFFALTVLWPGCLPSVDFFVESTGPLLENLDNFDFDIFFEVIEPEELAYTYKIRPAKDFGIPLNQSFAGQGVDLVLVYPATGCGWPSNAEEIEGNVALVERGECSFLSKTIKAEEAGATAVIIADYDEENDGVFIEMIDDKTHREAHIPAAFLLGKNGHVIRRTLERLNRNYAVINIPVNLTFIPLHETNQPPWIRW encoded by the exons ATGATGCTCCGGAACATTATTTCACAGCATTCTGTGTTGTTTTTTGCGTTAACTGTGCTGTGGCCAGGATGTTTACCAAGTGTTGACTTCTTCG TTGAAAGTACGGGTCCTCTCCTCGAAAATCTCGATaattttgactttgacattttCTTTGAAGTTATTGAACCAGAGGAATTGGCTTATACATACAAAATACGTCCAGCGAAAGATTTTGGCATCCCACTG AACCAATCCTTTGCTGGCCAGGGGGTGGACCTGGTTCTTGTTTATCCAGCTACTGGTTGCGGCTGGCCATCAAACGCTGAAGAAATAGAAGGAAATGTGGCTTTGGTGGAAAGAGG gGAATGCTCTTTTTTGAGCAAAACTATAAAAGCAGAAGAGGCTGGTGCAACAGCAGTGATTATTGCTGATTATGATGAAGAGAATGATGGTGTTTTTATAGAAATGATTGATGACAAGACACATAGGGAAGCTCATATACCAGCTGCTTTCTTATTAGGAAAAAATGG gCATGTGATACGAAGGACACTTGAACGTCTGAACAGAAATTATGCTGTGATTAATATACCTGTTAATTTAACATTTATTCCGTTACATGAAACAAATCAGCCTCCTTGGATAAGATGGTAG